TTCAAAAAGCGGTCGGTGCAACGGAGAGAATTCAGGCGATTCTAGAAATTACGCCTGAACCTTCGATAAAAAGTAAACAGACTGCCGGGGCGTATGATCATTTAACCTTCAGCGATGTATCGTTCCGTTACAATGAAAAGAAATCGATTCTCTCTTCCCTTTCCTTTACAGTTCCTGCAGGTAAAATGACAGCCTTCGTTGGACCAAGTGGTGTAGGAAAGACAACCATTTTCTCTTTGGTTGAACGTTTTTATACGCCGGTTAATGGAGCCATCACCTACGGGGAACAAAGCATCGATCAATTTCCGCTGGAGGACTGGCGACGCAGAATCGGCTATGTATCCCAGGAAAGTCCACTCATGTCAGGTACGATTAAAGAAAATATAACGTATGGGCTGAAAAATGACGTACCGGATGACGTCATTAAGGTTGCAGCGGTGGCTGCTAATGCATCAGACTTCATTGAAGCACTTCCGGACCAGTATGATACGGAGGTTGGTGAACGCGGGATCAGACTTTCAGGCGGTCAGAGACAGCGGATCGCCATTGCCCGCGCTTTAATTCTTGACCCTGAAATCCTGTTATTAGATGAAGCCACCTCCAATTTGGACAGTTCTTCAGAAATCCTGGTACAGGAAGCATTGCAGCGGCTGATGGAAGGTCGTACGACATTAGTGATCGCCCACCGGCTTTCAACGGTTCTTCACGCTGATCAGATCATCTTTATTGAAAATGGTCAGGCTACCGGATCCGGTACTCACCATGAACTTTATACAACGCATGACCTGTACCGTAAGTTTGCAGATGGACAGTCATTAATCCCTTCTGCAGCGGATTAATTTTCTTATAAAAGTGATCCTTTTCCAGACAGGCTCCGTTTCTCATATAACGAACCTGTTTGGAGGAGATTATGATGAAAAAATACTTAATGGCTGTAGGAATCGGCTTACTTTTATCGGCACAATCCGCGTTTGCGCATACGCATATGACCGGGTCTTCACCGGAAGACAGCGCTGTTATTGATACAGAAACGACTGAGGTATCCGTTCAGTTTGATACACCAATCGAAGAATCAGGTGTGATCACATTAACGGATGCAAATGGACAGGATGTTCCTGTTGAAGAGATCACAACGGGCGACGGTGAATTGATCGCCACGTTAGCTGCACCACTTGAAAATGGTGATTACGTTGCCGAATGGAATATCATCGGGGAAGATGGTCATGAAATGGAAGGCAGCTTCTCTTTTACGATAGAGATGGCCGAAGAAACTGTTGATGAGAACACCGAAGCTTCTTCTGAAGAGACAGTAATGGAAGAGGAACCTGAAGAAGTGGCTACTCAGACTATTGACACTGAAACTCAGGAAGAAAGTCAGAGAAATCCGATTGTGGTCCCGGCATCAATTGGACTCCTGACGCTTGCAGCTGCAGGCGGCGCGATTTTCTTCATGCGACGTAAGAAATGATGATGTATGTGGCAGAGACGCTCTTATATGTGTCTCTGTCTTTTTTAACCGGCCTATTCATTCTTGAAGCCGTTCCTCCTTCAAGAAAGCCGGTGATCCCAGTCAAACGGGAATGGATCATTGGATCAACTGCGGCAGTCATGATTTTGTCCTTTATTCCGTTAGTCCCTCTGATCATCAGATTGAGTGATACAGCGGGATTTTCCTCTGCGATCACAACCGTATTGCTTGATTTTACAGCCGGACAGTCATGGGTTGCCGTCTGGATCAGTGCATTACTCATCGTTGTCATCACAGCGGTTTCACGTAATAGGGCTGAAAGGGTCTGGCCCAATTTCTTTTTGCTGACTGCACTGTTTTTTTCCTTTAGCTGGGGCAGTCATCCTGAAGCGGTGTCCCCATTGATCGGAGCGGTCTACCATTTATTTCACCTGGCTGCCCTTCACAGTTGGACAGGGATTCTGCTTGTTGTGGCGTTTTTCAGCAGCTCGAGGGAAAATTGGAGCCGTTTTTTGTCATGGTTCACACCCGTCGCGATGCTGTGTGTTGTAACTGCCGGTGTTACAGGATATTTAATGGCGGATATGATGACTGGCGATTTTTCAGCTGCTAATGCAGCAACGACTAGTTACGGGCATTTATTACTGCTCAAGCTCGTTTTCTTTATTCCTGTTTTTTATTTTGCTTTCGCTAATGCTTTTTTGATAAAGAGAAAGTTAAAGGATCACCGCTATTCTCCATTTACGATGATCCGTGTTGAAGCAATTTTTTTATCAGTCGTTTTTGCCGTTACTTCGGTTTTATCTAAAACAGCTCCACCAGACCCTTCCCGGCCGATGATGGATGAAATGGTACAAAACCTTACTGGTATTAACGGCTTTGTTGTGTTTTCAGCCCAGACAGAGATGCTGGTATTCATCGTGTCGTTTTTGATGTTCAGCCTATTATTACTAATGTCTTTTTACAGGTCGTTTCCTGCTTTTTCATCCTTCATTTTTGGGATGGGCGTAACCGCCTCACTGTATTTCAGCGTTTTATTCAGTCTGTCATAGTCTCGTCATCCGCTCAACCGCCTGGATTTTCTGATTCAGCCAGTGATGGTCAAGGTCCGGCATGGCGCCGAGTTCAGCCTGCTCAACCACGTATTGGGCGATTTCACCGAGCGCTTCTAAGTGATGCTTAGGAGCGCTTTCTGCTGCAAATGCAATGGCCTCAAGCAGAGCAGACAAAACGGATACATCCTCTTTCCCATAATGACGAAGCTGATAAAACGTTCTATATAAAATATCTTTGTAGGATGGCAGTGTGAATTTGACGACACCCTGATTGTCTTTGTTGACGACGAGGATTGACCGGATTGGGAGCTGTGATAAATTCCCCAGCAGTCGTCCAATATGACGGATGCTGTCATTTGCTGTGTTTGGATCATTGATCCCGGGAGATATGGCGCGCAGGGCAACCTCAACCATTTTTTGAAGCGCAAAAATAGGATCCTGTCTGACATCACGCTCATTGCCGATTAAAAAGCAGTCGCCAAGATTCACGCCCCTGACTTCCGGAAGCCGTTCAGAAGTCACATACACGGTCAGCAGAGGTGTTGCCTTATGAACAAACTCCCCGATTGGTACATTCACTTCAATTTTTAAACCATGTTCCATCGCCTTTTTCGCAAGCTTATCAAAATCAATAAATTGTAAATAACCATAATCCATCGCCTGGATATCAAAACTCGAAGGTTCAGGATCCCAATTCTCCCCTTCATGTTCAAGGGAGATGCCTTTTTGCTGAAGAAGTTCGAAATAATAATCGGTCACACCGTCTGCATCTTTTGCAAGGCGTTCAATCAGACGACTCGCCTGGATATGACTAGCCACATGATGAATGAATACCGCAAAGAAAATCAGACAGATGATCGCAATGATGACACCAACCGTACCTGAAATAACGGGCTGATCGGAACCCCTCAGGAATAGCAGCGATAACGTCGAATAGATAAACCCACCCATAAACACCCCTAAAACTCTAAGTGTGAAGGAATCGGTAATAAAATTTTTAATCGTTTTTGGTGAATACTGGGAGGCATAAGTTGAAAGCACGACCATTATGGTTGAGAAGGTGAACGTTGTCATGGTCAATAATGCCGTCAATAATGCCGTCAAAATGGATTGTGCCAAAGCATTTTCAGTATAGAAAATTTCCGGCAGACTTTCTATGTTGAGCTGAGAGTCAACGACTCCGGCTGCAGCAGCTATGATCAAGCCTAAAATACTGTAAATGGAAGGAATCAACCATACCTTTTTTCTCAATTCCACATACCATTTTTCCATTACGCATCTTCCTTTTTAAGTGAATTCTTTCTCTTGCATGAAGCTCCTGATCTTAACCTTGCTCCCCTTCTTCATCTTTTCCCCGTTCCTTTCAATTTGATGTCAGAAATTATAAGATATTTGATCTAATTTCTAATAAAACGCTTGCAAGATCGCTTTCTTGTATATACAATATGAAAA
The sequence above is drawn from the Jeotgalibacillus aurantiacus genome and encodes:
- a CDS encoding copper resistance CopC family protein codes for the protein MKKYLMAVGIGLLLSAQSAFAHTHMTGSSPEDSAVIDTETTEVSVQFDTPIEESGVITLTDANGQDVPVEEITTGDGELIATLAAPLENGDYVAEWNIIGEDGHEMEGSFSFTIEMAEETVDENTEASSEETVMEEEPEEVATQTIDTETQEESQRNPIVVPASIGLLTLAAAGGAIFFMRRKK
- a CDS encoding copper resistance D family protein, whose translation is MMMYVAETLLYVSLSFLTGLFILEAVPPSRKPVIPVKREWIIGSTAAVMILSFIPLVPLIIRLSDTAGFSSAITTVLLDFTAGQSWVAVWISALLIVVITAVSRNRAERVWPNFFLLTALFFSFSWGSHPEAVSPLIGAVYHLFHLAALHSWTGILLVVAFFSSSRENWSRFLSWFTPVAMLCVVTAGVTGYLMADMMTGDFSAANAATTSYGHLLLLKLVFFIPVFYFAFANAFLIKRKLKDHRYSPFTMIRVEAIFLSVVFAVTSVLSKTAPPDPSRPMMDEMVQNLTGINGFVVFSAQTEMLVFIVSFLMFSLLLLMSFYRSFPAFSSFIFGMGVTASLYFSVLFSLS
- a CDS encoding DUF2254 domain-containing protein; translation: MEKWYVELRKKVWLIPSIYSILGLIIAAAAGVVDSQLNIESLPEIFYTENALAQSILTALLTALLTMTTFTFSTIMVVLSTYASQYSPKTIKNFITDSFTLRVLGVFMGGFIYSTLSLLFLRGSDQPVISGTVGVIIAIICLIFFAVFIHHVASHIQASRLIERLAKDADGVTDYYFELLQQKGISLEHEGENWDPEPSSFDIQAMDYGYLQFIDFDKLAKKAMEHGLKIEVNVPIGEFVHKATPLLTVYVTSERLPEVRGVNLGDCFLIGNERDVRQDPIFALQKMVEVALRAISPGINDPNTANDSIRHIGRLLGNLSQLPIRSILVVNKDNQGVVKFTLPSYKDILYRTFYQLRHYGKEDVSVLSALLEAIAFAAESAPKHHLEALGEIAQYVVEQAELGAMPDLDHHWLNQKIQAVERMTRL